The Diprion similis isolate iyDipSimi1 chromosome 11, iyDipSimi1.1, whole genome shotgun sequence genome includes a region encoding these proteins:
- the LOC124412175 gene encoding cyclin-A2, producing the protein MATIRVHEDQENRIADVLRGKENISIPNPSQVLQQSKRAVLGVINNNCLRTSKPEIGNKDEKYPKAKPFVPSQYETFKIYEDKKDDGTFNVYEDKLEKETSVALRETKESKETKGKQIAEVTKVEREKPVLDVVPPILPSLRAALHDINQKKRDEPFFPQESPMSLEKSMCLLDSSRKDNAAKREASKALRLNFFDVDEYRADIYNYLRSAETQHRPKPGYMKKQPDITYSMRSILVDWLVEVAEEYRLHSETLYLAVSYIDRFLSYMSVVRAKLQLVGTAAMFIAAKYEEIYPPDVGEFVYITDDTYTKKQVLRMEHLILRVLSFDLTVPTPLAFLTDFCISNNLSEKIQYLAMYLCELSMLEADPYLAFLPSHLAASAIALARHTLNEEAWPEELALSTGYSFKELKGCIRCLTKTFSNACNIQQQAIQEKYKSSKYGHVALLLPRSSDILGSEDDGESA; encoded by the exons ATGGCCACAATTCGGGTGCACGAGGACCAGGAGAATCGGATAGCCGATGTCCTACGCGGCAAAGAGAACATTTCGATACCGAATCCAAGCCAAGTACTACAGCAAAGCAAACGGGCGGTCCTTGGAGTTATTAACAACAACTGCCTCAGAACTTCGAAGCcg GAGATTGGTAATAAAGACGAGAAGTATCCGAAGGCAAAACCATTCGTGCCCAGTCAATATGAGACTTTCAAGATATATGAGGATAAGAAAGATGATGGGACGTTTAATGTATATGAGGATAAACTTGAAAAGGAGACATCCGTTGCCCTCAGAGAAACTAAAGAGTCCAAGGAAACAAAGGGGAAACAAATTGCAGAAGTGACAAAAGTTGAAAGAGAAAAGCCAGTTCTTGATGTTGTTCCTCCCATTTTACCATCACTTCGAGCAGCTCTGCATGACATAAATCAGAAAAAACGGGACGAACCCTTCTTCCCCCAAGAGAGCCCCATGTCCTTGGAAAAATCTATGTGCCTGTTGGATTCTTCGAGAAAAGATAATGCAGCTAAACGTGAAGCGAGCAAAGCACTCAGGCTTAACTTCTTCGATGTCGATGAGTACAGGGCAGACATATACAACTACCTTCGATCTGCAGAG ACTCAGCATAGACCGAAGCCAGGGTATATGAAGAAGCAGCCAGACATAACATACTCGATGCGATCAATACTTGTTGATTGGTTGGTGGAAGTAGCTGAAGAGTATCGGTTGCACAGTGAAACATTGTATTTGGCTGTGTCTTACATCGACCGTTTCCTCTCCTACATGAGCGTTGTGCGAGCTAAACTGCAGCTTGTTGGTACTGCTGCCATGTTCATCGCAGC CAAATATGAAGAGATTTATCCTCCTGATGTTGGTGAATTTGTATATATTACGGATGATACGTATACAAAGAAGCAAGTATTACGGATGGAACATCTCATACTTCGCGTTTTATCCTTTGACTTGACAGTCCCAACGCCCTTAGCTTTTCTCACCGATTTCTGCATCAGTAACAACCTTTCAGAGAAGATCCAGTATTTGGCTATG TATTTGTGTGAACTGTCGATGCTGGAGGCAGACCCGTACCTCGCATTTCTGCCAAGTCACTTAGCAGCATCAGCCATAGCCTTGGCACGACACACTCTAAACGAAGAAGCATGGCCTGAAGAATTAGCTCTTTCAACTGGCTACAGCTTCAAGGAACTGAAGGGGTGCATACGTTGTCTCACAAAGACATTCAGCAATGCGTGTAACATACAACAGCAAGCCATTCAGGAGAAATACAAAAGCAGCAA GTACGGACACGTGGCTCTTTTACTTCCTCGTAGTTCTGACATTTTGGGCAGTGAAGATGACGGAGAAAGTGCTTAG
- the LOC124412177 gene encoding clathrin light chain isoform X1 → MSTRRCSTMDAFGDKFFKDEPEIDPAAEFLAREQDQLAGLEDEIPPVTLSTSAAAPPAEDDFSTNFGELKGGPGGDADGSFVMINAVEQPAEAPAPEVQEPPAVIPPVYEEPEKIRKWREEQKKRLEEKDLEEENKKEEWREAAKKELEEWYMHHSEAISKTKATNRESAKNAEKQFVAEADEVEPGTEWERIAKLCDFNPKSSRTSKDVSRMRSIILQLKQTPPAPVNA, encoded by the exons atGAGTACTCGACGG TGTTCAACTATGGATGCTTTTggtgacaaatttttcaaggaCGAACCTGAGATTGATCCAGCAGCGGAGTTTTTGGCCCGCGAACAGGATCAGCTCGCTGGCCTCGAGGATGAAATTCCACCCGTCACTTTATCCACCTCCGCTGCAGCACCCCCTGCTGAAG ATGACTTCTCGACTAACTTTGGAGAGTTGAAGGGTGGTCCTGGCGGAGATGCGGACGGCAGTTTTGTTATGATCAACGCTGTTGAACAGCCTGCAGAGGCACCAGCTCCAGAAGTACAAG AACCACCCGCTGTTATTCCTCCAGTGTATGAAGAGCctgagaaaattcgaaaatggaGAGAAGAACAGAAAAAGAGACTGGAAGAGAAAG atttggaagaagagaacaaaaaagaagaatggcGGGAAGCGGCAAAAAAAGAACTCGAAGAGTGGTACATGCATCATTCCGAAGCTATCAGTAAGACTAAAGCTACAAATAG GGAATCTGCCAA AAATGCGGAGAAACAGTTCGTCGCGGAAGCGGATGAAGTGGAACCTGGAACGGAGTGGGAACGTATTGCTAAATTATGTGATTTCAATCCAAAATCATCTCGCACATCCAAGGATGTATCTCGTATGCGgtcaattattttacaactaAAGCAAACTCCACCGGCGCCTGTCAATGCCTAA
- the LOC124412177 gene encoding clathrin light chain isoform X2 — protein MDAFGDKFFKDEPEIDPAAEFLAREQDQLAGLEDEIPPVTLSTSAAAPPAEDDFSTNFGELKGGPGGDADGSFVMINAVEQPAEAPAPEVQEPPAVIPPVYEEPEKIRKWREEQKKRLEEKDLEEENKKEEWREAAKKELEEWYMHHSEAISKTKATNRNAEKQFVAEADEVEPGTEWERIAKLCDFNPKSSRTSKDVSRMRSIILQLKQTPPAPVNA, from the exons ATGGATGCTTTTggtgacaaatttttcaaggaCGAACCTGAGATTGATCCAGCAGCGGAGTTTTTGGCCCGCGAACAGGATCAGCTCGCTGGCCTCGAGGATGAAATTCCACCCGTCACTTTATCCACCTCCGCTGCAGCACCCCCTGCTGAAG ATGACTTCTCGACTAACTTTGGAGAGTTGAAGGGTGGTCCTGGCGGAGATGCGGACGGCAGTTTTGTTATGATCAACGCTGTTGAACAGCCTGCAGAGGCACCAGCTCCAGAAGTACAAG AACCACCCGCTGTTATTCCTCCAGTGTATGAAGAGCctgagaaaattcgaaaatggaGAGAAGAACAGAAAAAGAGACTGGAAGAGAAAG atttggaagaagagaacaaaaaagaagaatggcGGGAAGCGGCAAAAAAAGAACTCGAAGAGTGGTACATGCATCATTCCGAAGCTATCAGTAAGACTAAAGCTACAAATAG AAATGCGGAGAAACAGTTCGTCGCGGAAGCGGATGAAGTGGAACCTGGAACGGAGTGGGAACGTATTGCTAAATTATGTGATTTCAATCCAAAATCATCTCGCACATCCAAGGATGTATCTCGTATGCGgtcaattattttacaactaAAGCAAACTCCACCGGCGCCTGTCAATGCCTAA
- the LOC124412177 gene encoding clathrin light chain isoform X3, with protein MDAFGDKFFKDEPEIDPAAEFLAREQDQLAGLEDEIPPVTLSTSAAAPPAEDDFSTNFGELKGGPGGDADGSFVMINAVEQPAEAPAPEVQEPPAVIPPVYEEPEKIRKWREEQKKRLEEKDLEEENKKEEWREAAKKELEEWYMHHSEAISKTKATNRESAKNAEKQFVAEADEVEPGTEWERIAKLCDFNPKSSRTSKDVSRMRSIILQLKQTPPAPVNA; from the exons ATGGATGCTTTTggtgacaaatttttcaaggaCGAACCTGAGATTGATCCAGCAGCGGAGTTTTTGGCCCGCGAACAGGATCAGCTCGCTGGCCTCGAGGATGAAATTCCACCCGTCACTTTATCCACCTCCGCTGCAGCACCCCCTGCTGAAG ATGACTTCTCGACTAACTTTGGAGAGTTGAAGGGTGGTCCTGGCGGAGATGCGGACGGCAGTTTTGTTATGATCAACGCTGTTGAACAGCCTGCAGAGGCACCAGCTCCAGAAGTACAAG AACCACCCGCTGTTATTCCTCCAGTGTATGAAGAGCctgagaaaattcgaaaatggaGAGAAGAACAGAAAAAGAGACTGGAAGAGAAAG atttggaagaagagaacaaaaaagaagaatggcGGGAAGCGGCAAAAAAAGAACTCGAAGAGTGGTACATGCATCATTCCGAAGCTATCAGTAAGACTAAAGCTACAAATAG GGAATCTGCCAA AAATGCGGAGAAACAGTTCGTCGCGGAAGCGGATGAAGTGGAACCTGGAACGGAGTGGGAACGTATTGCTAAATTATGTGATTTCAATCCAAAATCATCTCGCACATCCAAGGATGTATCTCGTATGCGgtcaattattttacaactaAAGCAAACTCCACCGGCGCCTGTCAATGCCTAA
- the LOC124412174 gene encoding ankyrin repeat and LEM domain-containing protein 2 homolog isoform X1, whose protein sequence is MNMDTDHVNLNPSGLDTVYYGVYVPQEDSNWFESKDQLYVYTDKNEALNVIKKYKKGRFKSFKTYDEAKNFAEHGNEQLFSLTTGNQSISNKRTGQGEEKSSNFKAPKHQENVQFRKFIENGDLARVKQIVWENPRYLISSGDTPAILREGPRYNALHVAVRVGCRADMCELILNTVGNPDFIKLLDGEDDYSNYLNRAQILVDLYLNTPTKGLNETPLHFAVKFGLKEVVQILVSYPQCLKTTRNKYEQIPADIICSRKCQEDEILKREILSLLDELYYVPVIRSEDNTTQPLIGELFSPTSPLKLNTDPISPRVEVSAFAGPMSKNKAVEFRRKWKTPPRIRNTPTKRLNLSFDDSYTQNSPASNTIYRLQDTEKGLERVGRDLAKEYHVAWKEYWPFLNGFADLTSKEGLAKLEEFFQQKFNNPSEQSTEKMDNEAYPINGNDQEKDYEMNVLCTQLSFSTLNILDHQGSNKLDSIQNRLSCDLTGSDEEYEFFTPPSSPRSVSSDSDDDMYTAEQGDMIFIQGNTASKLDYAVYHAISDMDLSPHLYPNIYRWRHQLRLITENESSRLNTPFAPQRKLPWTLSQNCVKTLKYN, encoded by the exons ACCAGCTATATGTCTACACGGACAAGAATGAGGCTCTCAATGTAatcaagaaatataaaaaaggtcgctttaaaagttttaaaactTATGATGAAGCAAAAAACTTTGCCGAACATGGCAATGAACAGTTGTTTTCATTGACAACGGGgaatcaatcaatttcaaataaacgaACTGGCCAAGGCGAAGAGAAATCTAGTAATTTTAAGGCTCCCAAACATCAAGAAAACGTGCAGTTTAGAAAGTTTATTGAAAATGGGGACTTGGCTAGGGTCAAGCAAATAGTTTGGGAAAATCCAAGATACCTGATCAGCAGTGGTGATACACCTGCTATTTTGCGA GAGGGTCCTCGATACAACGCCTTGCACGTAGCAGTGAGAGTTGGTTGTAGAGCAGACATGTGCGAACTGATATTGAATACAGTAGGAAATCCTGactttattaaattattggaTGGGGAAGATGATTATTCAAACTACCTTAATCGGGCTCAAATATTAgtcgatttatatttaaacacTCCTACCAAGGGTCTCAATGAGACACCGCTACATTTTGCTGTGAAATTTGGGCTTAAGGAAGTTGTTCAAATCCTTGTTTCTTATCCCCAATGTTTAAAGACAACTCGAAATAAGTATGAACAAATTCCTGCTGAT ATAATATGCAGCAGAAAGTGTCAGGAAGATGAGATACTAAAGAGGGAAATACTTTCGTTACTAGACGAATTATATTATGTGCCTGTGATAAGATCTGAGGATAATACAACACAACCATTGATCGGCGAGCTCTTTTCTCCAACTAGTCCGCTT AAATTAAACACTGATCCAATAAGTCCACGGGTAGAGGTTTCTGCATTTGCAGGACCGATGAGTAAAAACAAAGCCGTTGAGTTTAGAAGAAAGTGGAAAACTCCACCTAGAATACGTAACACTCCGACTAAAAGATTGAACCTTTCATTCGATGATTCTTATACTCAGAATAGCCCTGCATCAAACACTATATATCGACTACAAGATACGGAAAAAGGACTTGAACGTGTTGGTAG GGACCTTGCTAAAGAATATCACGTTGCATGGAAAGAGTATTGGCCTTTCTTGAATGGCTTTGCCGATTTGACCAGTAAGGAGGGACTCGCAAAACTTGAGGagttttttcagcaaaaattcaacaatccATCCGAGCAGAGTACAGAG AAAATGGACAATGAAGCATATCCAATTAATGGTAATGATCAAGAGAAAGATTACGAAATGAATGTTCTGTGTACCCAGCTAAGCTTTTCTACATTGAATATACTGGATCATCAGGGATCGAATAAACTTG ATTCAATACAAAACCGGTTATCTTGTGACCTGACTGGTAGCG ATGaagaatatgaatttttcacacctCCATCATCCCCACGATCTGTATCCAGCGATTCGGACGATGACATGTATACTGCTGAACAAGGGGACATGATCTTTATTCAAGG aaaCACAGCATCAAAATTAGATTATGCAGTTTATCATGCCATCTCAGACATGGATTTGAGCCCACATTTGTATCCGAACATTTATCGCTGGCGTCACCAGCTCCGACTGATTACAGAGAACGAGTCTTCGAG ATTGAATACCCCATTTGCACCACAACGAAAGTTACCATGGACTCTATCTCAAAATTGTGTTAAAACTCTGAAATACAATTGA
- the LOC124412174 gene encoding ankyrin repeat and LEM domain-containing protein 2 homolog isoform X2, translating into MNMDTDHVNLNPSGLDTVYYGVYVPQEDSNWFESKDQLYVYTDKNEALNVIKKYKKGRFKSFKTYDEAKNFAEHGNEQLFSLTTGNQSISNKRTGQGEEKSSNFKAPKHQENVQFRKFIENGDLARVKQIVWENPRYLISSGDTPAILREGPRYNALHVAVRVGCRADMCELILNTVGNPDFIKLLDGEDDYSNYLNRAQILVDLYLNTPTKGLNETPLHFAVKFGLKEVVQILVSYPQCLKTTRNKYEQIPADIICSRKCQEDEILKREILSLLDELYYVPVIRSEDNTTQPLIGELFSPTSPLKLNTDPISPRVEVSAFAGPMSKNKAVEFRRKWKTPPRIRNTPTKRLNLSFDDSYTQNSPASNTIYRLQDTEKGLERVGRDLAKEYHVAWKEYWPFLNGFADLTSKEGLAKLEEFFQQKFNNPSEQSTEKMDNEAYPINGNDQEKDYEMNVLCTQLSFSTLNILDHQGSNKLDSIQNRLSCDLTGSDEEYEFFTPPSSPRSVSSDSDDDMYTAEQGDMIFIQGNTASKLDYAVYHAISDMDLSPHLYPNIYRWRHQLRLITENESSRS; encoded by the exons ACCAGCTATATGTCTACACGGACAAGAATGAGGCTCTCAATGTAatcaagaaatataaaaaaggtcgctttaaaagttttaaaactTATGATGAAGCAAAAAACTTTGCCGAACATGGCAATGAACAGTTGTTTTCATTGACAACGGGgaatcaatcaatttcaaataaacgaACTGGCCAAGGCGAAGAGAAATCTAGTAATTTTAAGGCTCCCAAACATCAAGAAAACGTGCAGTTTAGAAAGTTTATTGAAAATGGGGACTTGGCTAGGGTCAAGCAAATAGTTTGGGAAAATCCAAGATACCTGATCAGCAGTGGTGATACACCTGCTATTTTGCGA GAGGGTCCTCGATACAACGCCTTGCACGTAGCAGTGAGAGTTGGTTGTAGAGCAGACATGTGCGAACTGATATTGAATACAGTAGGAAATCCTGactttattaaattattggaTGGGGAAGATGATTATTCAAACTACCTTAATCGGGCTCAAATATTAgtcgatttatatttaaacacTCCTACCAAGGGTCTCAATGAGACACCGCTACATTTTGCTGTGAAATTTGGGCTTAAGGAAGTTGTTCAAATCCTTGTTTCTTATCCCCAATGTTTAAAGACAACTCGAAATAAGTATGAACAAATTCCTGCTGAT ATAATATGCAGCAGAAAGTGTCAGGAAGATGAGATACTAAAGAGGGAAATACTTTCGTTACTAGACGAATTATATTATGTGCCTGTGATAAGATCTGAGGATAATACAACACAACCATTGATCGGCGAGCTCTTTTCTCCAACTAGTCCGCTT AAATTAAACACTGATCCAATAAGTCCACGGGTAGAGGTTTCTGCATTTGCAGGACCGATGAGTAAAAACAAAGCCGTTGAGTTTAGAAGAAAGTGGAAAACTCCACCTAGAATACGTAACACTCCGACTAAAAGATTGAACCTTTCATTCGATGATTCTTATACTCAGAATAGCCCTGCATCAAACACTATATATCGACTACAAGATACGGAAAAAGGACTTGAACGTGTTGGTAG GGACCTTGCTAAAGAATATCACGTTGCATGGAAAGAGTATTGGCCTTTCTTGAATGGCTTTGCCGATTTGACCAGTAAGGAGGGACTCGCAAAACTTGAGGagttttttcagcaaaaattcaacaatccATCCGAGCAGAGTACAGAG AAAATGGACAATGAAGCATATCCAATTAATGGTAATGATCAAGAGAAAGATTACGAAATGAATGTTCTGTGTACCCAGCTAAGCTTTTCTACATTGAATATACTGGATCATCAGGGATCGAATAAACTTG ATTCAATACAAAACCGGTTATCTTGTGACCTGACTGGTAGCG ATGaagaatatgaatttttcacacctCCATCATCCCCACGATCTGTATCCAGCGATTCGGACGATGACATGTATACTGCTGAACAAGGGGACATGATCTTTATTCAAGG aaaCACAGCATCAAAATTAGATTATGCAGTTTATCATGCCATCTCAGACATGGATTTGAGCCCACATTTGTATCCGAACATTTATCGCTGGCGTCACCAGCTCCGACTGATTACAGAGAACGAGTCTTCGAGG TCATAG